Proteins encoded by one window of Salarias fasciatus chromosome 1, fSalaFa1.1, whole genome shotgun sequence:
- the qser1 gene encoding glutamine and serine-rich protein 1, translating into MMDRNYPSSSFADALAPPAQPVASWAYDRGSASHKPSSSYGAAHLDAELLQRQSYSSTHQLPTYTTSNIPAAVGTLESNSNTPETSIMSFLSAMESRSLQAGPVSASLLPPFRPPSWPAGTNSSATELYLTGALPSTATFPSPAALSSYQHTGAYPPRSYATNPSLALQDPGFSTSTNGLFSHHDPLLHLKASQSVLPAALAFNHLSTPSLGSSLPVQSSTYRSAQESAPHLLQPQFSLLPSSLSSSHGATQPFGATVFSGSIERALQRECSVIKHHQRPSSSHMASEQLSNSEQSLQGYFGSGSQADVSYQHDPSRQTPVTSSPSTGADSAHAVHASPQDSPTDSVSQAYSSALLPKATDCSSKLAPHSDGDDESNSQHLTTASPEPFSSPGQKQNSVIANQHTVELSNLMSNSLSQSYITPHTQSQTSHPSSDKMSSLYKTLPSLSSQSDGVASVNHTLVYSSTPELSQEQDIEYGAQVRGLCRGSISESYPTSHSQGASNVTFTSQSQGHASVTQSQNYITGQSLNSSYQQACGQGLPTSNSTVDYTLMQGSVGSKTHVTLSQEQIQSHKYVLSLPTYPLPAQTSQNDLISSVQDTKPTYSKQKLEELPLQDFGSLQQSTMEVSATDHNVTSHNNVIYVVSKLDDHLKTQSVIRSNSRSDDQLMGLGHTNVAQIKDERLVPLSQQHINLSSANGHENASTKTTNSSVVSSHPAQHSLQIKSSEPHQQNQQNLNHSQSHIQTSVAHTQFITVPSTQVLLEPSQMILLQQPLVQHNQNSSKVASVQGIQPVQGLGPVHVQYLQMDRDMLGPSVNETESQQRSLVSETSSDCSSSSKHHYSQSATQQPNDAKNHFALNSICFPDSVLLGDERNILSNVDDILAATVAACGVTPQDFVKASSSAEVEMAVMASPVDSKGPFQTVDMRHMSPSFSSAQQPIITNTNSHSMAMTLNGVQMTAECHGQSINHNNRTELDADGDGRNSENDYHLMGQVYNPSDTQNRTEDGGKCIKTEDGLMEVAGGDDFPKKKVRSKPFTKPGGPEDDGGLARSAKRSGQAKRQNSRGSDVSSPSASHGAYDGCAQQERIRQKIREVEEKQPEVKTGFIGSFLDFIKSGPKQQSSQSPARTISRPRKPSTSSKPCVLPTVPPKLQTLPTVLIPQNTPVVSSQQKRLDEDLQKNLETLPSFSSDEEENTGKNQALRNSISSALSALDESADRKTRTDNQIQGLLMKPDQFPTMSHTVTETRVPQVATPTHTVKPVVASPVFPAKEEYKETQPDQLAIQLISVAIEGLTDEELSDSGGEGMYRERDEFVVRNEDIDILKVTMREGSEPPAIWKVQKALLQKFVPELRDGKRVFSATNSYLGYFGDAKTMYQRVYVKFLDTVNKREYVRVCSRKPRCKPISSLRSVQVKTLLGLTAAPSSVFQSQKPRPKQLKPRAEPPPKKRRKWKEFSPTASGSSAEEDGEDDELNPPLPFTSRVLNTRTMKETFKSFVELLVSVALDEDMMAALERANDELLLPHMKRVDGMITDNRKRLLHKLHIGHVLKTALDSFPEISVVTELKKDGETPAFKVRLSGKAYNRKTMKPFKMPNKVPHEYTVDQQKTQWFSLYHSLQHYKYHTYLMCKDEIASLRMQAGDLGQEETVQKCLQNGAWVEGLFDRFGELINQVQQACR; encoded by the exons ATGATGGACAGAAACTACCCGAGCTCCAGCTTCGCGGACGCGCTGGCTCCACCAGCACAGCCCGTCGCTTCGTGGGCCTATGACCGCGGCTCGGCTAGTCACAAGCCAAG CTCCAGTTATGGTGCCGCTCACCTTGACGCAGAGCTCCTCCAGCGGCAGAGCTACTCTTCCACACACCAGCTTCCTACCTACACTACATCCAATATTCCTGCTGCAGTAG GAACACTTGAATCGAACAGTAATACTCCTGAGACCTCAATAATGAGCTTCCTATCAGCCATGGAGTCCAGAAGCCTTCAGGCTGGTCCTGTTAGTGCCTCCTTGCTTCCTCCTTTTAGACCACCATCATGGCCTGCTG GTACCAATTCCTCTGCAACAGAGTTGTATCTTACCGGTGCGTTGCCTTCGACTGCCACTTTCCCCTCTCCCGCTGCTCTGTCATCCTATCAGCACACTGGTGCCTACCCTCCCAGGAGTTATGCCACCAACCCTTCCCTGGCTCTTCAGGATCCTGGCTTCAGCACTTCCACCAATGGCCTGTTTTCTCATCATGATCCCTTGTTACATCTTAAAGCCAGCCAATCCGTGCTCCCCGCTGCCTTGGCCTTCAATCATCTCTCGACGCCTTCATTGGGCTCATCTCTGCCGGTTCAGTCTTCCACTTACCGCTCAGCCCAGGAGTCAGCTCCCCACCTTCTTCAGCCGCAGTTCAGCCTTCTACCTTCATCCTTGTCTTCCTCTCATGGTGCCACTCAGCCCTTTGGGGCTACAGTATTCTCTGGCTCTATTGAAAGAGCTCTTCAGCGTGAATGTAGTGTGATCAAACACCACCAGAGGCCTTCAAGTAGCCATATGGCCTCCGAGCAGTTGTCCAATTCGGAGCAATCCTTACAGGGGTACTTTGGCTCAGGCAGCCAAGCAGATGTGTCTTACCAGCATGACCCCTCTCGTCAGACCCCGGTGACTAGCAGCCCCTCCACAGGAGCAGATTCTGCTCATGCAGTCCACGCTTCACCACAAGATTCCCCAACAGATAGCGTGTCACAAGCTTACTCATCCGCTTTGTTACCAAAAGCTACAGACTGCTCTTCCAAACTAGCTCCACACTCTGACGGGGATGACGAGAGTAACTCCCAGCATCTGACTACAGCCTCTCCTGAACCTTTTTCATCTCCTGGACAGAAGCAGAACTCAGTGATTGCTAATCAGCACACAGTTGAGTTGTCTAACCTGATGTCCAACAGCTTATCTCAAAGCTATATCACACcccacacacagtcacagactTCCCATCCCTCCTCAGACAAAATGTCTTCACTTTACAAGACTCTTCCGTCACTGTCGAGTCAGTCTGACGGTGTAGCGTCTGTTAATCACACTCTTGTTTACTCTTCCACTCCTGAGCTGAGCCAAGAGCAAGACATCGAGTATGGAGCACAGGTTCGGGGCTTGTGCCGTGGAAGTATTTCTGAGAGCTACCCCACATCTCACTCTCAAGGTGCCTCAAATGTGACTTTTACATCTCAATCACAGGGACATGCTTCAGTGACACAGTCTCAAAACTACATCACAGGACAATCTCTTAATTCTTCTTACCAACAGGCATGTGGACAGGGTCTGCCCACATCAAACTCTACAGTGGATTATACCCTCATGCAGGGATCAGTGGGTAGTAAAACACATGTCACTCTTTCCCAGGAGCAAATACAGTCTCATAAATATGTTTTGTCCCTACCCACATACCCTTTGCCTGCTCAGACCTcacaaaatgatttaatatcCTCAGTACAAGACACAAAACCAACATATAGTAAACAGAAATTGGAAGAGCTTCCACTTCAGGACTTTGGATCTCTTCAACAGTCTACCATGGAAGTCTCTGCAACAGATCACAATGTGACTTCTCACAATAATGTTATCTATGTTGTTTCAAAGTTGGATGATCACCTCAAAACACAAAGTGTCATTCGAAGCAACTCTCGCTCTGATGATCAGCTCATGGGACTCGGTCACACAAATGTAGCTCAGATAAAGGATGAAAGGTTGGTTCCTCTTAGCCAACAGCACATTAATTTAAGCAGTGCCAATGGTCATGAAAATGCTAGTACGAAAACTACAAACTCTAGTGTTGTGTCCTCTCATCCGGCCCAGCACTCTCTTCAGATCAAATCTTCTGAACCACATcaacaaaaccaacagaacCTTAATCATAGCCAGTCTCACATCCAGACGTCTGTAGCCCACACCCAGTTCATCACTGTACCAAGTACTCAGGTTCTCCTCGAGCCCAGCCAAATGATTCTGCTCCAGCAACCCCTTGTTCAGCATAATCAGAACTCCTCAAAGGTGGCATCGGTGCAAGGTATTCAGCCGGTCCAAGGTTTGGGCCCTGTTCATGTCCAGTACCTTCAAATGGATCGAGACATGCTGGGTCCTTCTGTCAATGAAACTGAGAGTCAGCAGCGTTCTCTGGTGTCTGAAACAAGCTCAGATTGCTCCTCTTCATCCAAACACCACTACAGCCAGTCGGCCACTCAGCAGCCAAATGATGCCAAGAACCACTTTGCCCTTAACTCAATTTGCTTTCCCGACTCAGTGCTGCTTGGAGACGAGAGAAACATTTTGTCAAATGTTGACGACATCCTGGCTGCCACTGTCGCGGCCTGTGGTGTCACACCACAAGACTTTGTCAAAGCTTCATCCTCTGCTGAGGTTGAAATGGCAGTTATGGCAAGCCCTGTTGACTCCAAAGGTCCCTTCCAGACTGTGGATATGCGACACATGTCACCCAGTTTCTCCTCGGCGCAGCAGCCAATCATCACCAACACTAATTCCCATTCTATGGCCATGACACTAAATGGAGTTCAGATGACTGCAGAATGTCACGGCCAGTCTATtaaccacaacaacagaactgaGCTTGATGCCGATGGAGACGGAAGGAACTCTGAGAATGACTACCACTTAATGGGGCAGGTGTACAACCCCTCAGACACCCAGAACAGAACGGAAGACGGTGGAAAGTGCATCAAAACAGAGGATGGCCTCATGGAAGTTGCAGGTGGTGATGATTTTCCTAAAAAGAAGGTTCGCTCCAAGCCCTTCACAAAACCAGGTGGTCCCGAGGATGACGGCGGACTGGCCAGATCAGCCAAGCGTAGTGGGCAAGCAAAGCGGCAAAACTCCAGGGGCAGTGATGTGAGCTCACCATCTGCCTCGCACGGTGCATATGATGGTTGTGCGCAGCAGGAGAGAATCAGGCAGAAGATTCGTGAAGTGGAAGAGAAACAGCCGGAAGTCAAAACTGGCTTCATTGGCTCTTTCCTGGACTTCATCAAATCTGGGCCTAAACAGCAGTCTTCTCAAAGTCCCGCACGAACCATCAGTCGGCCAAGAAAGCCCAGCACCTCCTCTAAACCTTGCGTTTTGCCGACTGTGCCTCCCAAACTGCAGACTTTGCCCACTGTATTGATACCCCAGAATACCCCAGTGGTGAGCTCCCAGCAGAAACGTCTGGATGAAGATCTCCAAAAGAACTTGGAGACGTTGCCGTCGTTCAGCTCAGATGAAGAGGAGAACACTGGCAAGAACCAGGCTCTGAGGAACAGTATCAGCTCAGCACTTTCTGCTCTGGATGAGTCGGCAGATCGGAAAACCAGGACAG ATAACCAAATCCAAGGTCTGTTGATGAAGCCAGACCAGTTTCCCACCATGTCCCACACTGTCACTGAGACCCGTGTGCCACAAGTAgccactcccacacacactgtaaagcCAGTGGTAGCATCGCCGGTGTTCCCAGCCAAAGAGGAGTACAAGGAGACCCAACCGGACCAACTGGCCATTCAGCTGATCAGTGTGGCCATCGAGGGGTTGACTGACGAGGAGCTGTCGGACAGTGGAGGAGAGGGAATGTATCGAGAGAGAGACGAGTTTGTTGTCAGAAACGAGGACATCGATATCTTGAAG GTGACAATGAGAGAAGGCAGTGAGCCTCCAGCCATCTGGAAGGTCCAGAAGGCTCTGCTGCAAAAATTTGTGCCTGAGCTGAGAGATGGGAAAAGAGTCTTCTCAGCCACAAACAGT TATCTTGGATACTTCGGTGATGCGAAGACCATGTACCAGAGGGTGTATGTGAAATTTCTGGATACGGTGAACAAAAGGGAGTACGTACGTGTTTGTAGTCGCAAGCCACGCTGCAAACCCATCAGCTCCCTGAG GAGTGTTCAGGTGAAAACTTTGCTGGGTTTGACAGCCGCCCCCTCCTCAGTCTTCCAGAGCCAAAAGCCTCGACCCAAACAACTGAAGCCAAGGGCAGAGCCTCCGCCGAAAAAGAGGCGGAAGTGGAAGGAGTTTTCTCCCACTGCCTCGGGGTCGTCTGCAGAGGAAGATGGTGAAGATGATG AGTTAAACCCTCCGTTGCCATTCACTTCACGAGTCCTCAACACGCGAACCATGAAAGAAACTTTCAAGAGCTTCGTGGAACTGCTCGTCAGTGTGGCTTTGGATGAAGATATGATGGCAGCACTGGAGAGGGCCAACG ATGAGCTGCTGTTGCCCCACATGAAACGAGTGGATGGGATGATAACGGACAACAGGAAGCGATTGCTTCACAAACTGCACATAGGACATGTCTTGAAG ACGGCATTGGACAGCTTTCCAGAGATCTCAGTGGTGACTGAGCTGAAGAAGGACGGAGAAACTCCGGCTTTTAAGGTTCGTCTCAGTGGAAAGGCCTACAACAGAAAGACTATGAAGCCCTTCAAGATGCCCAACAAAGTGCCTCAT GAGTATACAGTTGACCAGCAGAAAACTCAGTGGTTCTCTCTGTACCACTCCTTGCAGCATTACAAGTACCACACATACCTCATGTGCAAGGACGAG ATTGCATCCCTGCGGATGCAGGCGGGAGACCTGGGGCAGGAGGAAACGGTGCAGAAGTGTCTGCAGAACGGAGCGTGGGTCGAGGGGCTCTTTGACCGCTTTGGAGAGCTAATCAATCAGGTGCAGCAGGCCTGCCGGTGA
- the depdc7a gene encoding DEP domain-containing protein 7, whose amino-acid sequence MHRPPEQGMAGKPFRATYIWTSIISNLHTHVEVKRRRHNLKSYQDCFLGSEAVDVVLAHITLNRFFGDEAVPRYKAVRLCQALMDSRVFEPVGIKVFGKEKKKATFEDSSCSLYRFLSPAANSSSPMTNSHSTSTIESGYDSPSINRNKSSYSPSRERREELSFPPNSPVKTDKSLEDVLRNLNLNSAITPQMINLGLSQELVDEVWHQQAVFRLLQLIELPLVEGLLEGKSASQAPLHGMDSDPDLLYTSSYLDREVLKAFSEAQADAWMSGAVDCLEFLPDDLVVEVSRGLAGYADNLPQCKKLLYRVLTQHYGHAQQPPLLNNHIFDIHSGISELLVNGKRDQALETLQLSLKLQDSRSREELRRLLRFMAVAAMPQEVKLHKEIENRMAVKRSFSGAIVYSRRLSKGKVDLMVLFMMDNHCDLFKIPVSLHKMVSDRIINIVKGRDPDLVTGLTYCTRSSPKAYSENAQKTTKEELLSLLQTIHENPKLSTKEKRRLLGQFYKGHPEIFVQYFGNRLSTVNMLLQ is encoded by the exons ATGCACAGACCACCAG aaCAAGGCATGGCTGGGAAGCCTTTCCGGGCTACCTATATCTGGACCAGCATCATTTCCAATCTCCACACCCATGTGGAGGTCAAGCGACGGCGCCACAACCTCAAGTCCTACCAGGACTGCTTCCTGGGCTCGGAGGCCGTGGATGTGGTGCTGGCACACATCACCCTGAACCGATTCTTCGGCGACGAGGCGGTGCCGCGCTACAAGGCGGTCCGCCTCTGCCAGGCCCTCATGGACTCCAGAGTGTTTGAGCCGGTGGGAATTAAAGTCTTcgggaaggagaagaagaaagccacgtttgaagacagcagctgcagtctgtaCAGGTTTTTGAGCCCAGCAGCAAACTCCTCATCGCCGATGACGAACTCCCACTCCACCAGTACTATTGAGAGCGGCTATGACTCGCCGAGCATCAACAGGAACAAAAGCAGCTACAGTCCGTCACGTGAGAG ACGAGAGGAGCTGAGCTTCCCCCCCAACTCCCCggtgaaaacagacaaatcaCTGGAGGACGTGCTGAGAAACCTCAACCTCAACTCCGCCATCACCCCCCAGATGATCAACCTCGGCCTGTCGCAGGAGT TGGTGGATGAAGTGTGGCACCAGCAGGCAGTGTttaggctgctgcagctgatagagctccccctggtggagggTTTGTTGGAGGGTAAGAGCGCCTCGCAGGCCcccctgcatggcatggacaGTGACCCCGACCTGCTGTACACGTCCAGCTACCTGGACCGAGAGGTGCTGAAAGCCTTCAGCGAAGCGCA GGCCGATGCCTGGATGTCCGGGGCGGTGGACTGCCTGGAGTTTCTGCCCGATGACCTGGTGGTGGAGGTCAGTCGAGGCCTGGCCGGCTATGCAGACAACCTGCCGCAGTGTAAGAAGCTGCTCTATCGCGTCCTGACTCAGCATTATGGACACGCGCAACAGCCGCCTCTGCTCAACAACCACATCTTTGACATCCACTCCGGCATCTCCGAACTTCTCG TGAACGGGAAGCGAGACCAAGCTCTGGAGACGCTCCAGCTGAGCCTGAAGCTGCAGGACTCgcgcagcagggaggagctgcGCAGGCTTCTGAGATTCATGGCCGTTGCGGCCATGCCACAGGAGGTCAAGCTGCACAAAGAG ATTGAGAACAGGATGGCGGTGAAGAGGTCTTTCTCAGGTGCCATCGTGTACAGCAGGAGACTCTCCAAAGGAAAGGTGGACCTGATGGTCCTGTTCATGATGGATAACCACTGCGATCTCTTCAAA ATTCCCGTCTCGTTGCACAAGATGGTTAGTGACAGAATAATTAATATTGTGAAGGGGAGAGATCCAGATTTAGTAACAG GGTTAACATACTGCACCAGATCCAGTCCCAAGGCCTACTCGGAAAATGCCCAAAAAACCACTAAAGAGGAGCTTTTGTCCTTACTGCAGACGATCCACGAGAACCCCAAACTCTCCACCAAAGAAAAGAGGCGGCTGCTGGGGCAGTTTTATAAAGGTCACCCAGAGATTTTTGTTCAGTACTTTGGAAACAGGCTGTCCACTGTTAACATGCTGCTGCAGTAA
- the cstf3 gene encoding cleavage stimulation factor subunit 3 — translation MTTEGAADQAAAEYIPEKVKKAEKKLEENPYDLDAWSILIREAQNQPIDKARKTYERLVSQFPSSGRFWKLFIEAEIKAKNYDKVEKLFQRCLMKVLHIDLWKCYLSYVRETKGKLPSYKEKMAQAYDFALDKIGMEIMSYQIWVDYINFLKGVEAVGSYAENQRITAVRRVYQRGCVNPMINIEQLWRDYSKYEEGINVHLAKKMIEDRSRDYLNARRVAKEYETVMKGLDRNAPSVPPQNSPQEAQQVEMWKKYIQWEKSNPLRTEDQTLITKRVMFAYEQCLLVLGHHPDIWYEAAQYLEQSSKLLAEKGDMNNSKLFSDEAANIYERAIGTLLKKNMLLYFSFADYEESRMKYEKVHGIYNKLLAIEDIDPTLVYIQYMKFARRAEGIKSGRTIFKKAREDLRTRHHVYVTAALMEYYCSKDKSVAFKIFELGLKKYGDIPEYILAYIDYLSHLNEDNNTRVLFERVLTSGSLSPEKSGEIWARFLAFESNIGDLASILKVERRRFTAFKDEYEGKETALLVDRYKFMDLYPCSASELKALGYKDVSRAKLAALLPETVVAPSVPTLKDEADRKPEYPKPDTNQMIPFQPRHLAPPGLHPVPGGVFPVPPAAVILMKLLPPPTCFTGPFVQVDELMETFRRCTLPETVDAAVELITGRQPDAGGEGNGAMENHTIAKSLKRPNADSDEEDDKGAVAPPIHDIYRSRQQKRIR, via the exons ATGACGACCGAGGGAGCAGCAGACCAG gctgcagcagagtACATCCCCGAGAAGGTGAAGAAGGCAGAGAAGAAGTTGGAAGAAAACCCATATGACCTTGACGCTTGGAGCATTCTGATTCGAGAAGCACAG AACCAACCCATAGATAAAGCGAGGAAGACATATGAACGACTTGTCTCGCAATTCCCAAGTTCTGGCAGATTCTGGAAGCTTTTCATTGAAGCAGAG ATCAAGGCTAAAAACTATGACAAGGTAGAAAAG CTGTTTCAGAGATGTCTAATGAAAGTCTTGCACATTGACCTGTGGAAATGCTACCTCTCATATGTCCGTGAAACCAAAGGGAAGCTTCCCAGCTACAA AGAGAAGATGGCTCAGGCGTACGACTTCGCCCTGGATAAAATCGGCATGGAGATTATGTCTTATCAG ATTTGGGTGGACTACATCAACTTTCTCAAAGGAGT TGAGGCGGTGGGCTCGTATGCAGAGAACCAGAGGATCACTGCCGTCCGGAGGGTCTATCAGAGAGGCTGTGTGAACCCCATGATCAACATCGAGCAGCTCTGGAGGGACTACAGCAAATATGAGGAG GGAATCAATGTGCATTTGGCCAAAAAGATGATCGAGGATCGCAGTCGAGACTACTTGAACGCCAGGAGGGTGGCAAAG GAGTATGAAACCGTGATGAAGGGGCTGGACAGGAACGCACCGTCAGTCCCGCCCCAGAACTCCCCACAGGAGGCGCAGCAGGTGGAGATGTGGAAGAAGTACATCCAGTGGGAGAAAAGCAACCCGCTGCGCACAGAAGACCAGACCCTCATCACAAAGAGAG TGATGTTTGCCTATGAGCAGTGCCTGCTGGTGCTCGGCCACCATCCTGACATATGGTATGAGGCGGCCCAGTATCTGGAGCAGTCCAGCAAACTCCTGGCAGAAAAAGGG GACATGAATAATTCCAAACTGTTCAGCGACGAGGCAGCTAACATCTACGAACGTGCCATCGGGACCCTCCTGAAAAAGAACATGCTCCTGTACTTCTCATTTGCTGACTATGAAGAG AGCCGCATGAAGTACGAGAAAGTCCACGGCATCTACAACAAGCTGCTGGCCATCGAGGACATCGACCCCACGCTGGTCTACATCCAGTACATGAAGTTCGCCAGGAGGGCAGAGGGCATCAAGTCGGGCCGCACCATCTTCAAAAAGGCCCGTGAGGATCTGCGCACACGCCACCACGTGTACGTGACTGCAGCGCTCATGGAGTACTACTGCAGCAAG GATAAATCAGTGGCCTTTAAGATTTTCGAACTCGGTTTGAAGAAATACGGAGACATTCCAGAGTACATACTTGCGTACATCGATTACCTCTCTCACCTCAATG AGGACAACAACACCCGGGTTCTGTTCGAGCGTGTCCTCACCTCAGGAAGCCTGTCACCGGAGAAGTCGGG TGAGATCTGGGCTCGGTTCCTGGCCTTTGAGAGCAACATCGGAGACCTGGCCAGTATCCTGAAAGTCGAGCGCAGGCGTTTCACCGCCTTCAAGGACGAGTACGAAGGCAAGGAGACGGCGCTGCTCGTAGACAGATACAAGTTCATGGACCTGTACCCCTGCTCCGCCAGTGAGCTCAAGGCCCTCGGATACAAG gatgtatCTCGTGCCAAACTGGCGGCGCTGCTCCCAGAGACCGTGGTGGCCCCCTCTGTGCCTACACTAAAGGACGAGGCTGACCGTAAACCCGAGTACCCAAAACCAGACACCAATCAGATGATCCCCTTCCAGCCACGCCACCTCGCTC CTCCAGGTTTACACCCCGTCCCCGGCGGCGTTTTCCCCGTCCCTCCAGCCGCCGTCATTCTAATGAAGCTGCTGCCTCCGCCGACGTGCTTCACC GGTCCCTTTGTTCAAGTGGATGAGCTCATGGAGACGTTCAGGAGATGCACACTTCCTGAGA CTGTCGACGCTGCTGTAGAGCTGATCACCGGCAGACAGCCCGACGCCGGAGGGGAGGGCAACGGCGCCATGGAGAACCACACCATCGCCAAGTCGCTCAAGAGGCCCAACGCAGACtcggacgaggaggacgacaAAGGAGCCGTGGCGCCGCCCATACACGACATCTACCGATCGCGCCAGCAGAAGAGGATCCGATAA